CTGCTTGTCCTTCCCTTGCGGTGATAGTAAGTAACGTAGCAAACAGCAAAATAGCTGAAATGAGCAGTGGGACTAGATTGACAATGAAGGCTCCCAGAAATTCTCGTCTAAGCACAATATTGAAATAGAGTTCTGGGGTTTCTGACAGGGGTTTACCCAAGCCAAAATCCATGTCATATCGTGGCGTTTTGAAATCAAAAAACGTCTCTTCGACTTTCCAATCACCCAAAACAATACTTTTATCAAACCCAAAGGCATCACCCGGTTGAGTGGACTCATAAGCCTGGAGGTCGGGGACCAAAACATTACTCCGGCCAAAGTCTTTACCCCAAATGCGAAGCCAGACTGTTTTATGGTCTAACGGGTATTTTTGATAATTAAATCGCTGTTTCAGGGTGGATTCAAAATACCAACCAATCACTTCCTCCTTAGCGTTAATGGAACGCCGATAGGCTTGTTGGGGTTCCAGATTCTCACCCGAATCAACAGCTTCTGGCAAGATAAATCCCACGGGTATATCCTGACCTGCAGGAATATCAGCAAAGACCGACTTATTATATTTCTGCCAAATATAGCCCGTAATATTTACTTCAGTGGCATTGTTAAACTTAAGTGATTGCAAAAAGATCCCCGTGGGAATCGCCTCAGATTTCTTCAGAGATAACCCACGTTTTTTTAGGTGAGGGATGATCTCCGCTTCCTTTGCAAGCTGCTCTAAGTTGGGCTGATACGAATGATCAATCCGAAACCACATCAAGGCAATCAGAAAAATAAAGAAGATTGAAGTTCCTGAAGAAATCCACCACCACCGTTTTGTGTTCATCACTTGCAACCGTTCAAGTTCAGTAGAATCGTGCCACTAAGTATGAGCAAGAGGAATTCTACTTAAGTCGAAGGGCTTGTACTGATCTAGTGAAGTTGAGTCCAGCTCAACACAGAATAGGAGACATCAGCTCGCGAGCAGCGATTATCAGGGGAGTGGGCTGCTTTTTACCAGGAATGCTCCCATTGCAAGCACTAAAAAAGCAGGATTCCCTATAAAAGGAAATCCTGCTTTTTTCAAAGAAACGAATTGAGCAATGTGCTAGAAATTCATTTCGGCAGCTTGTACTTTCTCGACCTGCTTCTTCTTCAGAACGAGCAGTGTCTGGGACAGCATAATGGCAGAGAAGAAGGCCATTAGCCACTTAATCCGAGTGCCGCTCTGCAAAACAATTTCAGTATCTTTTTGGCCAAAGCCACCCACGTTGGGGTCAGAACTTAGGGGAGCACCATCAGCAACGGCTTGCCCTTCAGCTACCACAACCTCTAAACCGGCGGGAATCGCCTCAGTCACAGTCTGACCATCATTAGTGGTGATAGTAACGGAATCCTCGCTCACACTGCTAACAATACCGGCAGTGGAAGCAGCGACCGCATTGACGTTAGTCTTGTCACCTGTAGGATAAATCTGACCACGTCCACGGTTACCCGCAGCATAAACAGAGTACTTACCAAAGTGAATATCGGGATCCGTTGCAGGGTCAGGGGAAAGAACAGGGAAGATAATTTCCTGATGATCAGCCCCTGATATGGGACCCACAACGATCACGTTATCGGTATCAGGCTTGTACTTCTGGAAACTGACACCGGCGATCTCTTCCTTCATCTTTTCAGGAATACGATCATCGGGGGCAATTTGGAACCCATCAGGCAGCATCAGCACTGCACCAACATTCAAAGGTCCTAGATCACCGCTACCTAGGACTTGCTGGGCATCAGTGTTATAGGGGATTTTGACAACGGCTTCAAATACTGTGTTGGGTAACACAGCCTGAGGAACTTCCACTTGTGTGGGCTTGGATGCAAGGTGGCAGTTAGCACAGACAATGCGACCATTTGCTTCTCTAGGGCTATCGTAGGCCTGTTGAGCATAGATCGGGAAAGCCTGAGCAGCTTGAGGCAGAGAAAAGGCGCTAGTGACGACAAGGAAGAGCGCAGCCAAGAGGCGGAGGCTCTTTTTCGTTAAGACAGATAAAAGGCTTTGCTTCATTAGTCTATTGATATAAACCTGACAAGATGTGGAGGGGTAGAAGGGATGCATTAAGCTTGGACGTTCGACGAGACTTAGGTCCACCAAGGATCTTTGTCTGTGCGGAAATCCGTTTCTGTCCAAGTCGTAAATACCAACTTGCCATCTACATCATCCGCATGAACGAGGGCCAAAGAGAGCGGTGCAGGACCCCGAACCACCTTGCCGGTCGAGTCATATTGGGACCCATGACAAGGGCAAATATATTTATTCTGGCCTGCATTCCAGGGAACAACACAACCCAAGTGAGTGCAGACCGCATTCAAACCATAGTCTGCGATCTCATTGCTATCTGTGACAACAACGTAGGTTGGATCTCCCTTGAAACCTTGGGTTAAGGTGCGGTCACCTGGGCTATGTTCTGCCAAAAACTCACTGACCACGACATCGTTACCTAGGGCGTCTTTGGCAGTAAGCCCGCCCCCAGTTCCTCCACTAGCAGGAGGAATAAAGTACCTGACGACAGGATATAACCCACCTAAGGCGGTGCCGGTAATTGCACCAAAGGTCAGCAAATTCATAAATTGACGCCGTCCCATATCGGGGACGTCAGAAGATCCAGAGACTTGAGCCATGATTTACGGTGATGTTACGGATGTAATGGACAGCATTAGAGCCTGACCCTATGGAATTGCTCATGCTCGGAATGGTGTATTCCTTACTCAACGTGCATCTGCGATGAATGGCTGAGTTAAAGACATGTTGCAAATCACCATCAGGTGTCATAACATTTCTTGACATTATTATCACACTTGATGAGCCCGTATTTCATACGAAATGTAAATTCGTTGCGGCCAATCCCAGAATCTACCTTCTTTGTAAGCTTGCTTCTCCTGAACAGGACACGACAGAATAGAGACTTCACACACATGGGATAAAGGCGAATGACCGGCGAAGAACTGCATCAACTCCTGATCAATAAGTGGGGGCGGTCCTACGATATTCAATTGCGCCGCACCCAAGGGAAAATCTTTGTCCAGGTCATGTGGCGCTATCTAGAGCAAGCCTCATTTCCCATGTCGGAACCAGAATATTTTGAACATTTAGGTGCGATCGCAACCTACATCCGCGGGTGGGATGCAGTCCAGCAAGTCGAAGAATATATTCAAGCCACTAAACAACATCCTCGTCTAGGGAAAGCTGTTAGCATCCCCCTAGAACTGGGCGGGAGAACCTCTGAGTGGCTGCTAGAAAAGTTTTAGGCCAGGCTAATGGCCCGTTAGTATGACCAAACCAATACCGCCAAAATAGAGGCCCACAACAGCGCCTCCCAGCAAGCTTTGGGTCAGGGGATCCGTCGATGGGGTCAGTACGGCACCCAGAATGGCAGCGCCGAGAATAACGTATCGCCATCCCGACAACATCTGGCGGCTGGAAACAATCCCCGTGAGGCCTAATAAAAGCTGGATAACGGGAATCTGGAAAGCAATCCCTGTACTGAACAGCAGCAGCAAGACGAATTCAAAGTAGCGATCAATCGACCAAAGCTGCTCAACTACGTCCGCACCATATTGGATGAAGAAATTGAGGGCTGCTGGGATGAGAGCCACATAGGCAAAGAAAATTCCCACAAAAAAGAGAACGGAGGAGCCGAGGACAATCGGTCCGAGTAGTCGTCTCTCCGAGCGAGTTAACCCTGGCAACACAAACTGAATAATTTGATACAGGATGAACGGGCTAGCCACCAGGATGCCACTATAGGCAGCGACCTTGAGGGAGACAAAGAAGTATTCTCCAGGGGCAAGTTGTAAAAATTTAACCCCTTGAGCTGGACGCTCTAATACCTTGACGATTAAGTTGACCTTGAAGAAGCAACCGACAATTCCAATCGCAACTGCGATCAGCGCATAAAAAATTCGAAAACGTAGCTCCTCTAAATGCTCAAACAATGACATTTCCACGTCATTCAGATTCGCATCTGGCTGGATGTCGGCATCCGTTGGGGCTTTGGAGGGTGCTGTTTCTAGGTCAGAAGGAGTCACAGGCAAGCTCAAGCGATTAATTCATTCCCCATTATAGTTTTGTGAATGGAAACGCTTCGGTTAATTCTGCAGTTGACGAATACCCAAATTTGCATAAGGTTAAAGTGAGTCACTCAGTAGTGAGAAATCAGCCATGATTGATCGGCTATTGCCTCTAGTTGCTAGAGGTTTTCTATCGGCAGTTTTTATCCGTTCCGGCCTTGCTCACTGCTTCAATTTTGCAGGAACCCAACAGGCAATCTCTAGTAAAGGCCTGCCCTCTGGTTTAGCCCTAGTTATGGCCATTGGAGCAATTCTATTACTGCTTGGTGGTGGGCTTTCGGTTTTATTTGGTTTTAAGGCGCGCTGGGGTGCGATCGCATTGATTGTCTTTTTAGTGCCCGCCACTCTGATGTTTCATATCAACTTTGCCGAGCAAATGGAACAAATCCAGTTTTTGAAAAATGTGAGTTTAATCGGTGGGCTTTTGCTCCTAGCTCAAAACGGCCCAGGTCGATACAGTTTTGATAATCAGGAACTGCGTCGAAGTTATGGGAAATGGTAGGTTAAACTCATGTTGGGACTTGTGTTGGGTTATTTAAGCCCCTCAGCATCCCACTGCCATTTTGTAACGACTGAATTAGGTCAAATCCATGACCAAGGTTTCATCTCTCCCTCAAAATATTTGGCATTGGTTTGCCGACCATGTGATTTCACCGGTTCGACACACATTCTGGTCAGATGTGACGGCGAGTGTGTTGGCTCGATTGAAACAGTTTGGTCATCGTTGGTCTCAAAGAGCTGATCGGCAGAGATTAGGCGTTTGGTTTATTGCCTTAACTGGTGCATTCTGCCTCATGGTGTGGAATGGGATGCTACTGGTTGCCCTATCCGTTGGTTTAGGGACAGCACTGCTTATCCAGCAGCAGCTTTCAACTCCCACCCTTTCATGGCATGCAGTCGTTAAATGGTTGTCTAGTTCCCATTCCACCACTGTTGTAGCCATTAGTGGTGGTTTATTGTCCTTAACAGCTAGTTATCTGACCTTACAAATCTGGCAAGACACCAACAGTTTTGGCTTAGCGTTCGCCATTCTGTTGCAAGGATTAGGGCTGTTAGTGGTTCTCGGTCTCTTGGCCTGGCAACTTCTTAAGCAAGAGAAGGAAAGTCTCCATATAAGCCAAATTGATTCTTGGATTAATCAGTTGACTGCCCTCGATCCATTAAAACGACTCATTGCTGTTCGACAAATCTGTCACTATCTTGAATCATCCCCATTCGATGATATTCAGGCCAAAGAAATACGAGATTATTTGCAGTTACTTCGACAGCAAGAACAAACCCCTTCAATTCAGAAGGCTATCTCTGAAGGTTTAGATATCCTATCTTCCCTGAACTCAACAACTTTAAATTGAAGCAAAGCGTCGTTGAGTCTAACTCAATGCTTACGCAAGTTGAAATAGATGAAACTCCCTAGATTCTTAGGATCTACCCATTTAGCTGAAAACTCAGACTATTTTGAAGAGGTAGGCTCTTTAGTGGAAGCAGGAGCTGGATCGGCATCAAGATTTTTGCAAGTTGGATTATAGCTATAGGCTGTTTTCCAATTTTTGACCGTCTTTTTATCCAGAGGAATCAGAACTTTGGCTCCATTGGAAAGGGTAAGCCGAACCCGAGTTTCTTTAATGGGGGCTTGAGACAAAATGCTAGCAATTCCTGAGTCAACGCTAAATAGATTCCGTGTCATATACCAAGTCCCACTGGTGGTGTTTTTACCAAAAAAACTGGTGTAACTATAATCTTGGGAATAGACTTCAGGCTTTGCTGATGATTGGGGCGGTAACTGTAGCAACTGCCCCCCAACTCCTACTTCTAACAGTGTCGGGATGATTGCAGTTGGATCCACGCGGCCTTGGGCAGGAGCATGTTGAATAATCATCTCAACAAAACAGCCTTCAATCTTACTGCCCCATAAAGAGATAAACGCACTCCGTCCAGGCGCAGGACGACTTGAACGTCCAAAGATTTTTCCATCCAAATCTGAGCCATCAATGTGGCGATCCGCAGTAACTTTACCCAGTTGCGTGTCCACTAAACTCTCTCTAATATCCACTGTTTTTTTGATAGGGAGTTTCTTGCCACCCCACTGCACCCCCTGAGTTGTAGTGAGATTATCTTCAAAGATGGCATCATCTTTATCAGCTAATGCTGGTTCAAGAATTAATGAGTTACCTGCAAACACCAAACTAATTGAAGTGAAACCAATACATAAATTCTTTTTGTAGGTCATTATTCTCAGAACTATCAAATGTATAAAGCGAAATCAAAAAGACTTAGTCAATTGTTTAGAAGGGATTAACAGGAACTACCCGCACATACAGGAGAGGACCCATCATTGGCCTTGGGACGAATGGGTTTGGGTCGCCTAGGACGTCTAGGGGTAGCAGGTGTGGGACTAGACGTTGGCTGAAAGCCAGGTGGAGAAACTGGTGGGATAGCAGGATTAACAACTGGTGACGGTGACTTAGCTGTTGAATTGGGTGGAGTCTTAAAATCCAGTTTTATCCCAACTTTGGGGGCTATAGATAAGAAAGTTTTGATGGGGATTCCTAGGTTTAGCCCTGCTTTAACCTGAACGTCACCTTGGACATCCGTTTCTGCTCGGCCATGAATCCCCACTAATTCTCCGTTGGTATTGAGGACAGGACCACCACTCATCCCTTTACGGGTAATGTTGGTATAAATCAGGGAATATCCATCTTTCGCTTTAGGATTGACGCCGGACACTTTTCCGTCGGTAAATTGAAAAATACGATTTTCAATGGCTTGGCCTGGATCAGGATAGCCAGCGGTATAGACAATTGAGCCAATTCCCGCTTCCTCAGCCTTAGCTAGCTTGGCGCTGTTGTAGTCTTTGTCACTGGTAAAGGTCACCACCGCCAAATCAACCCCAGGAAACTTCTTAACTGTTTGATATTTCACCGGATGTTTTTTCCCATCCTGGGTGACAATATGATATTGAAAGTCCGAATGTCTAACGACATGCTCAGCAGTCAAAACCGTATAGGTTTTGTCCTTCTTGTTGATGATTACCCCAGACCCTGGATAATCGCTAGCAATTAGAACCGTAAAATTCTTAGCACTTTTGCCAATTTGGCTAGATGGCAAACTAAAAGCAACCTGCGTTTGTAGACAAACGACGCTTGCTGTCAGCATTCCACCCAAAACTACTCTTGGATTATTGTTAAAGCGCATCGTTTTTCCCACTTACCTTAGGAGAATCATACTCAAGGTCTTCAAGAACTTCAATGATGATGCTTTCCTTAAGAAAAGAATGTCTCTATTTTCTAGACTTAAGATGACACTGCATCAACATCTAACCAAGGGGATTTTGCAATCCACTTTTGGGTGAGTTTACTGGAAGTAGCATCACATTATGGACGAACGGTTTACGGTTGAGGTCATTTCCCAAACCCCCAATCCCCAACAGATTACCTATGCTGCCATGCATCAGGACTATGCCGAACAGTTGGTCGCGACTGATCGGGATCAATGGCCAGAGGAAGCGAAATGCGGAGAGTTGGTGATTAGGAATTTGCTCCAAGGCAATCGCGGTCATTATGGCCCCCTTGAGCATCCTCAAATTGTGCTCAACTTTGGCTATTTTCCCCACAGCACCATGCAGCAAATGCGGACCCATCGGAATGTTTCTTTCGATGTGCAGTCTTTTCGGTATACGGGGCAGCGCATTTTAGATGTGGTGGCCGGCACCCAAGAACTAGAAGATGTTTTCTACTTGCGCCCCGTGGACACCTATACGAATCGCCAAGGTAAAAAGTATGACTATACCCTGGAGCAACGACAACAAGATTTGGACTGGTGCCGCCAAGCCTGTCAGCGCTATGCCGAGCGGATTGAGCAGGGATTGGCAGAAGAGCATGCCCGGGGACTGATTCCTTTTGATGTTCGCCAGCATTGGGTCATGAGTGCCAATGCCCGATCCCTCATGCACCTATTAGATATTCGCGGTAAGTACGATGTCCAAATGGAAACCCGGGTCATGACGGAGTTGATGTTTACCCAATTTCAGCAGTGGATGCCGGAAGTGGCTGCCTGGTATGAAAAAACCCGCTGGCGCAAGGGACCTTTAGCCCCCTAATGATCGTCAACTGGATCTTTGTGCATGGTCCCATGTACAAAGGTGCCATCGAGTCCCCCAGTGAAAGGTCTCCTATGTCTAAGGTTCATGTGCAAGTGTTGCGGATGGTAGGAGTTGCGATCGCAACTCCAATTCTGACTCTATCCATCGCCGAAGCCAAGCTAGAAAACAGCCATAAAGCGCTGGTGGATCAAGCCTGGCAAATCGTTCAGGAAGAATATGTCGACCGCACCTTCAATCAGCAGGACTGGCAAGAAGTCCGCCAAGACTATTTAAGTCGCTCCTACACCTCCAAACAGGACGCCTATGTGGCCGTCAGCAAGATGGTGCGGAAGCTTCAAGATCCTTACACCCGCTTCCTCACCCCCGATGGCATCAAGGATCTCGTCGACAATGTCTCAGGTGGGTTTATTGGTGTTGGTGTCACGGTTTCCCTTGACCCCTTGACGCGAGAATGGCAGGTGCTAGAGACCGTGGCTGACTCTCCTGCCGCTGTGGCTGGCATTCAGCCTCAAGATATTGTGGTCAGTATTAATGGCACCCCGACCTCGGAGATTAATCCTCGTCAGGCCAGCGAATACATCATTGGAGCCGTGGGGAGTAAGGTCACCGTTCAGATTCGCAGAGGCAAAGAATTTTCTCGCCATCAGCTGGTGCGGGAAAAAATTGACGTCAATCCATTAGTCTACGAAGTGCAAGAAACACCGAAGGGGAAGGTCGGCTATATTCGGATGCCTGTTTTCACTACCCAATCAGCTAAAGCCATGAAAACAGCTCTGACGGATTTAGAAAAGCGAAACGTCAAAGGGTATGTCCTCGATCTGCGTCAAAATCCTGGCGGCGTCTTTGATGCCAGTATCGACATTGCCCGCATGTGGATGGGGAAAGACCGCTTAATTTCCAGTGTGGATGAAAAGGGCAAGAAACAAAACTTTATTGCTTATGGACCGGTCCTTACCAATAAGCCCCTAGTAATTTTGGTAGATGAAAAATCTGCCAGCGCCAGTGAAGTGTTGGCTGCCGCCCTCCAAGATCACAAGCGGGCTCAGCTCGTGGGCACCCCCACCTTTGGCAAAGGGGTTGTTCAAGTGTTGAAAAGTCTAGAAGATGGGTCTGGATTGGTGGTCACGGTCGCCAAATACTATACGCCCAATGGCAAAAACATTAACCAGCTTGGCATCAAACCTAATGTCTTTGTCAAAAGTGAGGACGGCAAGCCTTTCAAGCCAGAGCCGGGTCAAGTTTTACCCCCACAATCCGATTCTCAATATGCTCGGGGACTCAAGGTTTTAACTAGAAAGCTGAAATAGCGTCAGCCATAAAAAAAGCTAGCAAGTCGCTAGCTTCAACAGAATCAGTCACGTTGTATCTCATTTCGAGGAAACCAAACTGCGCGTTCCCAGTTGTGCAGCAGGCAAATGTAACATTCCTCACATTTTCTATCGTAATGTAACAACAAACACAAAAGTTGATACATAAACCTTTACGTTCTGAGGCGGATACTGCATAAATTTTGTTTATGAGTAATATGGATAATCGCCCAAAACAACCGCTTCAGGGTAAAGATGGCGTGAAATCTAGGGGATTGTCAGAGGTGTAAAAAGTAGAGGTGTAAATTCTGCATCGTTTTAAGCCCCCAGATTTAACATTCGTAACAGCCAGGGTAATAGGGCAGCAGACACAAAGGCCGACAAGGCCATCCCTAACCCCGAAAATGCTCCCATTTCCCCACTAATCTGAAAAGCCCGAGCTGTGCCAATGCCGTGGGATGTGATCCCCATGGCAATCCCCCGGACGCTATCATCCCGGATCCCCAACCAGCGAAAGATAGGAGTGCCCAAAGTTGCGCCAATAATGCCCGTCATCACCACCAACACGGCTGTTAAAGACGGAAGGCCCCCGACTTTTTCGGTAATGCCCATGGCCACGGGGGCCGTAACGGATTTGGGTGCTAGGGACAGAAGAGTTTGCGGGGTTGCACCTAGCAATGCGGCAGTTGCGATCGCACTCAGCGCTGCGGCACTAATCCCCACCACTAAGGCCAAAGTTACTGGCAACCATAGCCGTCGTAATTTTGCCAATTGCTTATATAGGGGAATGGCTAGGGATACCGTCGCTGGCCCCAGCAAAAAGTGAACAAACTGAGCCCCTTCAAAATAAGTGA
The Acaryochloris marina S15 genome window above contains:
- a CDS encoding apocytochrome f — translated: MKQSLLSVLTKKSLRLLAALFLVVTSAFSLPQAAQAFPIYAQQAYDSPREANGRIVCANCHLASKPTQVEVPQAVLPNTVFEAVVKIPYNTDAQQVLGSGDLGPLNVGAVLMLPDGFQIAPDDRIPEKMKEEIAGVSFQKYKPDTDNVIVVGPISGADHQEIIFPVLSPDPATDPDIHFGKYSVYAAGNRGRGQIYPTGDKTNVNAVAASTAGIVSSVSEDSVTITTNDGQTVTEAIPAGLEVVVAEGQAVADGAPLSSDPNVGGFGQKDTEIVLQSGTRIKWLMAFFSAIMLSQTLLVLKKKQVEKVQAAEMNF
- the petC gene encoding cytochrome b6-f complex iron-sulfur subunit, whose amino-acid sequence is MAQVSGSSDVPDMGRRQFMNLLTFGAITGTALGGLYPVVRYFIPPASGGTGGGLTAKDALGNDVVVSEFLAEHSPGDRTLTQGFKGDPTYVVVTDSNEIADYGLNAVCTHLGCVVPWNAGQNKYICPCHGSQYDSTGKVVRGPAPLSLALVHADDVDGKLVFTTWTETDFRTDKDPWWT
- a CDS encoding DUF3067 family protein, with the translated sequence MTGEELHQLLINKWGRSYDIQLRRTQGKIFVQVMWRYLEQASFPMSEPEYFEHLGAIATYIRGWDAVQQVEEYIQATKQHPRLGKAVSIPLELGGRTSEWLLEKF
- the tatC gene encoding twin-arginine translocase subunit TatC, which translates into the protein MTPSDLETAPSKAPTDADIQPDANLNDVEMSLFEHLEELRFRIFYALIAVAIGIVGCFFKVNLIVKVLERPAQGVKFLQLAPGEYFFVSLKVAAYSGILVASPFILYQIIQFVLPGLTRSERRLLGPIVLGSSVLFFVGIFFAYVALIPAALNFFIQYGADVVEQLWSIDRYFEFVLLLLFSTGIAFQIPVIQLLLGLTGIVSSRQMLSGWRYVILGAAILGAVLTPSTDPLTQSLLGGAVVGLYFGGIGLVILTGH
- a CDS encoding DoxX family protein is translated as MIDRLLPLVARGFLSAVFIRSGLAHCFNFAGTQQAISSKGLPSGLALVMAIGAILLLLGGGLSVLFGFKARWGAIALIVFLVPATLMFHINFAEQMEQIQFLKNVSLIGGLLLLAQNGPGRYSFDNQELRRSYGKW
- a CDS encoding serine protease, encoding MRFNNNPRVVLGGMLTASVVCLQTQVAFSLPSSQIGKSAKNFTVLIASDYPGSGVIINKKDKTYTVLTAEHVVRHSDFQYHIVTQDGKKHPVKYQTVKKFPGVDLAVVTFTSDKDYNSAKLAKAEEAGIGSIVYTAGYPDPGQAIENRIFQFTDGKVSGVNPKAKDGYSLIYTNITRKGMSGGPVLNTNGELVGIHGRAETDVQGDVQVKAGLNLGIPIKTFLSIAPKVGIKLDFKTPPNSTAKSPSPVVNPAIPPVSPPGFQPTSSPTPATPRRPRRPKPIRPKANDGSSPVCAGSSC
- the thyX gene encoding FAD-dependent thymidylate synthase codes for the protein MDERFTVEVISQTPNPQQITYAAMHQDYAEQLVATDRDQWPEEAKCGELVIRNLLQGNRGHYGPLEHPQIVLNFGYFPHSTMQQMRTHRNVSFDVQSFRYTGQRILDVVAGTQELEDVFYLRPVDTYTNRQGKKYDYTLEQRQQDLDWCRQACQRYAERIEQGLAEEHARGLIPFDVRQHWVMSANARSLMHLLDIRGKYDVQMETRVMTELMFTQFQQWMPEVAAWYEKTRWRKGPLAP
- a CDS encoding S41 family peptidase, with amino-acid sequence MSKVHVQVLRMVGVAIATPILTLSIAEAKLENSHKALVDQAWQIVQEEYVDRTFNQQDWQEVRQDYLSRSYTSKQDAYVAVSKMVRKLQDPYTRFLTPDGIKDLVDNVSGGFIGVGVTVSLDPLTREWQVLETVADSPAAVAGIQPQDIVVSINGTPTSEINPRQASEYIIGAVGSKVTVQIRRGKEFSRHQLVREKIDVNPLVYEVQETPKGKVGYIRMPVFTTQSAKAMKTALTDLEKRNVKGYVLDLRQNPGGVFDASIDIARMWMGKDRLISSVDEKGKKQNFIAYGPVLTNKPLVILVDEKSASASEVLAAALQDHKRAQLVGTPTFGKGVVQVLKSLEDGSGLVVTVAKYYTPNGKNINQLGIKPNVFVKSEDGKPFKPEPGQVLPPQSDSQYARGLKVLTRKLK
- a CDS encoding LrgB family protein, encoding MPKSNLTEIWVYLAASPLLGLSITLAAYQLAYGIYRWGKGHPLLNPVAIAVGLLIGLLSLTKTSYFTYFEGAQFVHFLLGPATVSLAIPLYKQLAKLRRLWLPVTLALVVGISAAALSAIATAALLGATPQTLLSLAPKSVTAPVAMGITEKVGGLPSLTAVLVVMTGIIGATLGTPIFRWLGIRDDSVRGIAMGITSHGIGTARAFQISGEMGAFSGLGMALSAFVSAALLPWLLRMLNLGA